In a genomic window of Piliocolobus tephrosceles isolate RC106 chromosome 1, ASM277652v3, whole genome shotgun sequence:
- the NBL1 gene encoding neuroblastoma suppressor of tumorigenicity 1 has product MMLRVLMGAVLPAMLLAAPPPINKLALFPDKSAWCEAKNITQIVGHSGCEAKSIQNRACLGQCFSYSVPNTFPQSTESLVHCDSCMPAQSMWEIVTLECPGHEEVPRVDKLVEKILHCSCQACGKEPSHEGLSVYVQGEDGPGSQPGTHPHPHPHPHPGGQTPEPEDPPGAPHTEEEGAED; this is encoded by the exons ATGATGCTTCGGGTCCTGATGGGGGCTGTCCTCCCTGCCATGCTACTGGCTGCCCCACCGCCCATCAACAAGCTGGCACTGTTCCCGGATAAGAGTGCCTGGTGTGAAGCCAAGAACATCACCCAGATTGTGGGTCACAGCGGCTGTGAGGCCAAGTCCATCCAGAACAG GGCGTGCCTAGGACAGTGCTTCAGCTACAGCGTCCCCAACACCTTCCCGCAGTCCACAGAGTCCCTGGTTCACTGTGACTCCTGCATGCCAGCCCAGTCGATGTGGGAGATT GTGACGCTGGAGTGCCCGGGCCATGAGGAGGTGCCCAGGGTGGACAAGCTGGTGGAGAAGATCCTGCACTGTAGCTGCCAGGCCTGCGGCAAGGAGCCTAGTCACGAGGGGCTGAGCGTCTACGTGCAGGGCGAGGACGGGCCGGGATCCCAGCCCGGcacccaccctcacccccatccccacccccaccctggcgGGCAGACCCCTGAGCCCGAGGACCCCCCAGGGGCCCCCCACACGGAGGAAGAGGGGGCTGAGGACTGA
- the HTR6 gene encoding 5-hydroxytryptamine receptor 6 produces the protein MVPEPGPTANSTPAWGAGPPSAPGGSGWVAAALCVVIALTAAANSLLIALICTQPALRNTSNFFLVSLFTSDLMVGLVVMPPAMLNALYGRWVLARGLCLLWTAFDVMCCSASILNLCLISLDRYLLILSPLRYKLRMTPPRALALVLGAWSLAALASFLPLLLGWHELGHARPPVPGQCRLLASLPFVLVASGLTFFLPSGAICFTYCRILLAARKQAVQVASLTTGMASQASETLQVPRTPRPGVESADSRRLATKHSRKALKASLTLGILLGMFFVTWLPFFVANIVQAVCDCISPGLFDVLTWLGYCNSTMNPIIYPLFMRDFKRALGKFLPCPRCPWERQASPASPSLRTSHSGPRPGLSLQQVLPLPLPPDSGSDSDAGSGGSSGLQLTAHLLLPGEATRDPPLPPGAAAAVNFFNIDPAEPKLRPHPLGTPTN, from the exons ATGGTCCCAGAGCCGGGCCCCACCGCCAATAGCACCCCGGCCTGGGGGGCGGGGCCGCCATCGGCCCCGGGGGGCAGCGGCTGGGTGGCGGCCGCGCTGTGCGTGGTCATCGCGCTGACGGCGGCTGCCAACTCGCTGCTGATCGCGCTCATCTGCACTCAGCCCGCGCTGCGCAACACGTCCAACTTCTTCCTGGTGTCGCTCTTCACGTCCGACCTGATGGTGGGGCTGGTGGTGATGCCGCCGGCCATGCTGAACGCGCTGTACGGGCGCTGGGTGCTGGCGCGCGGCCTCTGCCTGCTCTGGACCGCCTTCGACGTAATGTGCTGCAGCGCCTCCAtcctcaacctctgcctcatcAGCCTGGACCGCTATCTGCTCATCCTCTCGCCGCTGCGCTACAAGCTGCGCATGACACCCCCACGTGCCCTGGCGCTAGTCCTGGGCGCCTGGAGCCTCGCCGCTCTCGCCTCCTTCCTGCCCCTGCTGCTGGGCTGGCACGAGCTGGGCCACGCGCGGCCCCCCGTCCCGGGCCAGTGCCGCCTGCTGGCCAGCCTGCCCTTCGTCCTCGTGGCGTCGGGCCTCACCTTCTTCCTGCCCTCGGGTGCCATATGCTTCACCTACTGCAGGATCCTACTGGCTGCCCGCAAGCAGGCCGTGCAGGTGGCCTCCCTCACCACCGGCATGGCCAGCCAGGCCTCGGAGACACTGCAG GTGCCCAGGACCCCACGCCCAGGGGTGGAGTCTGCTGACAGCAGGCGTCTAGCTACGAAGCATAGCAGGAAGGCCCTGAAGGCCAGCCTGACGCTGGGCATCCTGCTGGGCATGTTCTTTGTGACCTGGTTGCCCTTCTTTGTGGCCAATATAGTCCAG GCCGTGTGCGACTGCATCTCCCCAGGCCTCTTCGATGTCCTCACGTGGCTGGGTTACTGTAACAGCACCATGAACCCCATCATCTACCCACTCTTCATGCGGGACTTCAAGCGGGCGCTGGGCAAGTTCCTGCCATGTCCACGCTGTCCCTGGGAGCGCCAGGCCAGCCCGGCCTCACCATCACTGCGCACCTCTCACAGCGGCCCCCGGCCCGGCCTTAGTCTACAGCAGGTGCTGCCGCTGCCCCTGCCGCCGGACTCAGGCTCCGACTCGGACGCAGGCTCGGGCGGCTCCTCAGGCCTGCAGCTCACGGCCCACCTGCTGCTTCCTGGTGAGGCCACCCGGGATCCCCCGCTGCCCCCcggggctgctgctgctgtcaaCTTCTTCAACATCGACCCCGCAGAGCCCAAGTTGCGGCCACATCCACTCGGCACCCCCACGAACTGA